Proteins from a genomic interval of Medicago truncatula cultivar Jemalong A17 chromosome 3, MtrunA17r5.0-ANR, whole genome shotgun sequence:
- the LOC11419002 gene encoding trans-cinnamate:CoA ligase, peroxisomal translates to MDNLPKCRANYTILTPLTFLMRASASYANRTSVIHEGTRFTWSQTYDRCRRLASSLRALNIAKNDVVSVLAPNIPAMYEMHFAVPMAGAVLNTINHRLNAANIATILQHSEAKVFFVDYEFVSKAKDALRLLMEEKDQTEQYSSLPLVIVIDDINNPTGIRLGELEYEQMVHHGNPNYLPEEIQDEWSPITLNYTSGTTSEPKGVVYSHRGAYLSTLSLILGWEMGSEPVYLWTLPMFHCNGWTFTWGVAARGGTNICIRNTAASDIYRAINLYNVTHMCCAPIIFNIILGAKPSEKRVIKSPVNILTGGAPPPASLLEKIEPLGFHVTHAYGLTEATGPALVCEWQKKWNVLPKREQSMLKARQGVSVLTLADVDVKNLETMESVVRDGKTMGEIMLKGSGIMMGYFKDKEATAKAFGDGWFRTGDVGVIHKDGYLEIKDRSKDVIISGGENISSVEVENVLYSHPKVLEAAVVAMPHPKWGESPCAFVTLNKNEEVKSDFCCVTEDEIITYCRKNLPHFMVPKMVVFMEDLPKTLTGKIQKFELRAKAKCFVVNDEKKNNKKPNNQVNHNNDQIMALSRL, encoded by the exons ATGGATAACCTACCAAAATGTCGAGCAAACTATACCATACTCACTCCTTTAACTTTCTTGATGAGAGCTTCTGCATCTTATGCAAACCGTACCTCAGTCATCCATGAAGGAACCCggttcacttggtcacaaactTATGACCGGTGTCGCCGCCTCGCTTCCTCCCTCCGTGCTCTCAATATTGCAAAGAATGATGTT GTATCAGTTTTGGCACCAAACATTCCAGCAATGTATGAGATGCATTTTGCAGTACCTATGGCCGGAGCTGTACTAAACACCATCAACCACCGTCTCAACGCGGCAAACATAGCCACCATTCTTCAACACTCTGAGGCGAAAGTCTTCTTCGTAGACTATGAATTCGTTTCCAAAGCAAAAGATGCCTTAAGATTACTCATGGAAGAAAAAGATCAAACAGAACAATACTCATCACTTCCACTAGTGATTGTAATTGATGACATAAACAATCCCACCGGAATCCGGCTAGGCGAGCTCGAATACGAGCAAATGGTTCATCATGGTAATCCAAATTACCTTCCTGAAGAAATTCAAGATGAATGGTCACCAATTACATTGAATTACACATCAGGTACAACTTCAGAACCAAAAGGTGTTGTTTATAGTCACAGAGGAGCTTATTTAAGTACTTTGAGTTTAATCCTTGGTTGGGAAATGGGTAGTGAACCAGTTTATCTATGGACATTACCTATGTTCCATTGTAATGGTTGGACATTCACTTGGGGTGTAGCTGCAAGAGGAGGTACAAACATTTGTATCAGAAACACTGCAGCATCTGATATATATAGAGCTATAAATCTCTATAATGTGACACACATGTGTTGCGCACCGatcattttcaatattattttaggCGCGAAACCAAGCGAAAAGAGAGTCATAAAATCTCCGGTAAATATACTAACCGGTGGAGCGCCACCCCCGGCGTCCCTACTTGAGAAAATCGAGCCACTTGGTTTTCATGTAACACATGCTTATGGACTAACTGAGGCAACAGGGCCAGCACTAGTTTGTGAGTGGCAGAAGAAATGGAATGTGTTACCGAAAAGAGAGCAATCGATGCTTAAAGCGCGACAAGGGGTTAGTGTTTTGACACTTGCTGATGTTGATGTGAAGAATCTTGAAACAATGGAGAGTGTGGTAAGAGATGGGAAAACAATGGGGGAGATTATGTTGAAGGGAAGTGGAATCATGATGGGGTATTTTAAAGATAAAGAAGCGACGGCGAAAGCTTTCGGGGATGGTTGGTTTAGAACTGGTGATGTTGGTGTTATACATAAAGATGGTTATTTGGAAATTAAAGATAGGTCTAAAGATGTGATTATTTCAGGAGGTGAAAATATTAGTAGTGTTGAAGTTGAAAATGTTCTTTATAGTCATCCTAAGGTTTTAGAAGCTGCTGTTGTTGCAATGCCACATCCAAAATGGGGTGAAAGTCCTTGTGCTTTTGTGACACTTAACAAGAATGAAGAggtaaaaagtgatttttgttgTGTTACTGAGGATGAGATAATTACCTATTGTAGGAAGAATTTACCACACTTTATGGTACCTAAGATGGTTGTTTTTATGGAGGATTTACCAAAGACTTTAACAGGTAAGATTCAGAAATTTGAATTAAGAGCCAAAGCTAAGTGTTTTGTGGTAAATGATGAGAAGAAGAATAATAAGAAGCCTAATAATCAAGTCAATCATAATAATGACCAGATTATGGCTCTATCTCGTCTTTGA